A stretch of the Oxyura jamaicensis isolate SHBP4307 breed ruddy duck chromosome 4, BPBGC_Ojam_1.0, whole genome shotgun sequence genome encodes the following:
- the HELT gene encoding LOW QUALITY PROTEIN: hairy and enhancer of split-related protein HELT (The sequence of the model RefSeq protein was modified relative to this genomic sequence to represent the inferred CDS: deleted 1 base in 1 codon): MASKLKERRRTPVSHKVIEKRRRDRINRCLTELGRTVPMALAKQSSGKLEKAEILEMTVQYLRALHSADFPRGREKELLAEFANYFHYGYHECMKNLVHYLTTVERMETKDTKYARILAFLQSQARFVAEPLLASLGSPPEPELPFQLHPAPDRPTGLGPADATPLPAPHGRGGPFPWPGAPRSPPLPFHPLPAAASPLGGPGQQRGAFLSPVPGLERRYLNLLGHSHPNAFGLPPGQPPAVL; encoded by the exons ATGGCCTCCAAGCTCAAGGAGCGGCGG AGGACGCCGGTGTCCCACAAAGTGATCGAGAAGCGGCGGAGGGACCGCATCAACCGCTGCCTCACCGAGCTGGGCAGGACGGTGCCCATGGCCCTGGCCAAGCAG AGCTCGGGGAAGCTGGAGAAGGCGGAGATCCTGGAGATGACGGTGCAGTACCTGCGGGCCCTGCACTCGGCCGACTTCCCCCGCGGCCGGGAGAAGG agctgctggccgAGTTCGCCAACTACTTCCACTACGGCTACCACGAGTGCATGAAGAACCTGGTGCACTACCTGACCACGGTGGAGAGGATGGAGACCAAGGACACCAAGTACGCCCGCATCCTCGCCTTCCTCCAGTCCCAGGCGCGCTTCGTGGCCGAGCCCCTGCTGGCCTCGCTGGGCTCCCCCCCGGAGCCGGAGCTCCCCTTCCAGCTGCACCCCGCTCCCGACCGCCCCACGGGGCTCGGCCCCGCCGACGCCACCCCGCTGCCGGCCCCCCacggc cggggggggccctTCCCGTGGCCCGgcgccccccgcagccccccgctgCCCTTCCacccgctccccgccgccgcctcccccctGGGCGGCCCCGGGCAGCAGCGCGGCGCCTTCCTCTCCCCCGTGCCGGGGCTGGAGCGCCGCTACCTCAACCTGCTCGGCCATTCCCACCCCAACGCCTTCGGGCTGCCCCCCGGCCAGCCCCCCGCCGTGCTATAG